ATCAGGGAACGGGTAGGAGTGGAGCTGGAGATATTCGTCCACGGCGCCATGTGTGTTTCATATTCCGGACGCTGTTTGTTAAGCAACTACTTTACCGGGAGAGACGCCAACAGGGGCGACTGCGCGCAGTCCTGCCGCTGGAGGTACGCCCTGGTGGAGGAAACAAGACCGGGCGAGTACCTGCCTCTTGAAGAAGATGAAAAAGGCGCCTATATCCTTAGTTCCCGGGATCTTTGTCTGATTGAGCATATTCCGGAGCTGGCGGCGGCCGGCATTAACAGCTTTAAGATCGAGGGCAGAATGAAAAGTATCCATTACGTAGCCGGGGTTGTAAAGGCCTACCGTGAGGCGATGGATACTTTTTTTGCCGGCGGGGCGGGTTGCTGGAATCCGGACGTCTGGCTTGAGGAAATCGGCAAGGTAAGCCACCGCGAATATACCACCGGCTTTCTTTTCGGTAACCCTGGCGCGGCGGGTCAGCATTATAACAGTAAAATTTACCGGCGACGCTATTCCTTTATTGGTCTGGTCCGGGGTTACGATCAACAAGCCGGGTTGGCGGTGGTGGAGCAGCGCAACCGCTTTGCCGTCGGGGATGAAGTGGAAATACTCACTCCGGCGGGAGGGCCTTCAAAGCTAACAATCAGCGCTATTTACGACGAGGATGGCTATTCAATAGAGGTTGCCCCACACCCCCAGCAAATTGTCAAAATACCAGTACATAAGGAACTTGAGGCATATTCCATGCTGAGAAAACCAATCGAATAATTATTCAGTAGTCAGTAGTCAGTATTCAGTAAAGCCGGCCCGTTGGAAGCAGGGGGACGTTCTTTTTGCTTCCCTCCTGGGAGGGAAGCAAAAAGAACGTCCCCCTGCTTCCTCCCCTGCTTCCCCTGAAAAGAACGTCCCCCTGCTTCCTCCCCTGCTTCCCCTGAAAAGAACGTCCCCCTGCTTCCTCCCCTGCTTCCCCTGAAAAGAACGTCCCCCTGCTTCCCCGTGAGGCATACAGCTACTCGACCTGTGTTATATGCCCAAAGGTTTCGAATGTATAACTATAAACATTTCCGGCCAAGCTCTAATATATACATACATGTGGAAAGGCCGGAAAATAATGGGGCTATTGATTCAGAAAAGACAAGTTGCGGTTTTTTACTTCTTTATCATCATTTTAGGCCTCCTGACTGCATGTCTCTGGATGATTCAAATCAGGGACGGAGAAAAATATGCCGCTATGGCTCTGGAGCAGGGAAGCATTTATGTTCCCCTGGAAGAAGTGTGCAGGGGAAAAATTCTGGACAGAAACCTACTGTCTTTGACCGGTGAGCAGGAATCTGAGAGAATTGTTGTTTTCCCTGAAGTGATAGACAGGGAGGAAGTTATCCGGGGTCTTTCAGAAATCCTTAATGTGCCGCGCACGGTTCTGGCTGACTTGCTGAACGGGGCTCCTCGTTACTTGCCCTACCAGTTGTCACAAGCACAGGTGGAAGCGGTGAAAGAGCGGGGATGGAAAGGAGTGGCGGTATTACCGGTTAGTTTTCGTTACGGGGACAAGCCGCTGGCGGCTCAAGTGATCGGTCATTTGGGGAAAATCGCCTCGCGTGAGGAGTTGTCCATATTAAGCAGTCAGAGTGGCAAGTCCTATAAATACGATGATGTGGTCGGCAAAATCGGTCTTGAAGGTATGTATGAGTCCGAACTGAAAGGCGAGAGACCTGAACGGGCGGCCAGGGTTTACCACGATGCCACTGGGAATATTCTAAACGGTTCTGTGATAACAGTGGAGGAGGGTGTCAGGGACAGCAACAGGCAGGATCTGGTGCTTACCATTGACGCCCGTATTCAGCAGGTTGTGGAAAGTGTGATGGACAATAGGTCGATCAAGGGCGCGGTGGTCGTGATGGAGGCGGGCACGGGAGATTTGCTTGCCATGGCAGGCCGCCCGGCCTTCCACCCGGCGCAGGTGGAAGATTATTTACGAAAAGGCGGCGAGGAGCGGTTTTTTGACCATTGTACCGCTCTCTATCAGCCCGGTTCTATTTTTAAAATTGTAGTTGCCGCGGCTGCTTTGGAGGAAGGTGTCGCCGGCGCCGGCAGTTTGTTAACCTGCGGCGGGGCAAAAGATAATTTAATCCATTGCTGGAATGACGCGGGACATGGCAATATTACTTTTTCCCGTGCCTTTGCCGAATCCTGTAATCCTGCGTTCGCCAGGATTGGCTTAAGCCTCGGCGCGCAAAAAATAATTGAATATGCCCGAAAACTGGGTTTGGATAACCAGTCTGTCACAGGTTACCCGGTACCGGTTGACCGGCGCGAGGATCTGAGCCTGATTGCGGCGCCGTACAATTTGGTGAACAGCAGTATTGGCCAGGGGCCTGTGCTGGTTAGTCCCGTTCAAGTCGCGGCCATGATGAACGCGGTCATTTCCGGCGGCGTTTACCGGGCGCCGCGTCTTGTAAAAGAAGTGCGTAAAAGCGGCGGAGAGGCGGCCAGAGAATTCAATTCAGAACCCGGCTGCCAGGCAATCCGTCCTGATACCGCCGCTGTACTGCGTGAATTATTGGAACTGGCAACTGACGAGGGTGTCGCGAAAGGGTCCTTAGTGCCGGTTTTCGGGAGCGCCGGCAAGACGGGATCAGCGCAAACCGGCGACATGAAACATTCGGTGAACGCCTGGTTTACCGGCTATGCCCCGCGAATCAATCCACGTTATATTGTCACCGTCTTAGTTGAAGACGGCGCCAGCGGTAGTGAATCAGCCGCGCCGGTTTTCCGGGAAATAATGGAACAGATCTTGCGTTTTGATTAAGCGTTAGCATTCAGCAAACCTGACAATTGAGGGCATGGCGTTGCCCATAGCGAACGACCCATTTTAAGCGCCAGTAATATCAGTCTGCGAGTAGGAGTAACCGGACTTCAATAATTGTGGATAAACGACTTATGGGCTTATTAAGCAGCGTGCCCACAAGTCGTCGAAACCACCTTTTCAGCGCTGCTAGTCCTATCTGAAACGAGCCGTTAAGAGAGCATTTTCTCCAGCTCATTGCGATTAAAACCTACCACTACCTGGCTGCCCATGGTAACTGTCGGCACGGCCATCCGCCCGGTCTTCCTGATCATTTCGTCCCTGGCGCGCTCATCAGCCGCGACGTTGATTTCTTTGTAATTTACCCCTTTGCCTGAAAGAAACTCTTTCACATGGTTGCAATGGGGTCAAGTGGGTGTTGTGTAAACAGTTACATTTTTCTCCAATATTTATTCCCTCCTGTATTCTTTCTTTTTAGTTTCAATGATTGCAATAAGAAATATACACAGTATTTCTGACAATTGCTGTATGGTGTATCGCAGTAACCTTTTCAGTCACCTTCCCATATCATGCTTTAGGTGTATTGTTGGCAAAATAGAAGCAGTTTGGCAAAGGCTGAAAAGAGGTAAAAATGTGGCAAAAAAAGCTGAGCCAGTGTTAATCATCGGCGCCGGGGTAGCGGGAGGAGTCGTGGCTGATGTTCTTGGCCAAAGTCTAAACAAGGATTTGAAACCTGTTGGTTTTATTGACGATGATCTCAAAAAACAAAAATTAGTGCTGCATGGTTTACCGGTTTTAGGAACCAGGGATGACATCCTGACGATTGTTCGCGGTTACGATATTAAAAAAATTATTATCGCGATACCTTCAGCTTCAGGCCGGGTTATCTGCCAGATCATTGAAAAATGCCATCAGAGCAAAGCGCATTTAAAAATTCTTCCGGGTTTCTACGATCTGATTACAGGTAAGATAAAAATAAGCAAAATCAGGGATATTGAGGTAAGCGACCTGCTTGGCCGGGAGCCTGTAACTCTGGATGTGGAGCGGATAGCCGGGTATCTGACCAACCAAAGCGTGCTGGTTACCGGCGCCGGGGGTTCTATCGGCTCCGAACTGAGCCGTCAGGTTGCGAAATTTTCACCTGGACAATTAATTTTGTTGGGGCGCGGGGAGAACAGTATCTATGAAATTAATCTTGAGTTGAGGGAAAATTTTCAAGGTTTGCAACTCATCCCTGAAATAGGTGATATTAAAGATCGGGCGCGTATGAGGCGGATATTTGATAGATACAGGCCAAACGTGGTATTTCACGCTGCCGCCCATAAGCATGTTTTATTTATGGAACAGTGTCCGGAAGAAGCGGTGAAAAATAATATTACCGGTACGAGAATCTTGGCTGAATCGGCCTGCCGGGTGGGTACCGGCGCCTTTATCCTGATCTCGTCGGATAAAGCGGTAAATCCTGCGAGCATTATGGGAGCTTCAAAACGCGTGGCGGAAATGGTTATTCAGAGAATGAACGAAAGGGGAAAAACTCGTTTTGCCGCTGTACGTTTCGGCAATGTTTTGGGTAGCCGGGGCAGTGTAATACCGTTGTTTAAGAGGCAAATTGCCCGTGGCGGTCCGGTAACCGTTACCCATCCGGATATGGAGCGTTATTTTATGACTACCGCTGAGGCGGCGCAACTGGTTATCCAGGCGGGTGTTCTAGCTAAAGGCGGAGAGATATTTATTCTGGATATGGGTAATCCGGTGAAGATTCTTGATTTAGCCAAAAAACTGATTAGCCTTTCAGGTTTCGAGCCTGAAAAAGACATACCGATCTGTTTTACCGGCATTAACCCTGGCGAAAAATTAGTTGAGCAGTTAGTAGGCGAGGGCGAGAGAACCATACCCACCGAGCATGAAAGAATCTTCGCCATATCTGAAGGCAAGCAGGACTTCGATCTTTTGGAAGCCTCTCTCAATGTTTTGGAAAGTCCGGGTTTTCCTTACCGGGAACATGAAATAATTCTTTTACTGCAAAAATTAATTCCTGGTTTTAGAAAATAATCACTTGGGATGGTGTCTTCCAAATGGGAAAATACAGAGAACAAGGGGAATACCCGGAGGAAAAATTAAAAGAAAAAATATATAACCGGTCGGCAAAAGTTGCGGTAATCGGCTTGGGCTACGTTGGCCTGCCGCTGGCGGTTGAACAGGCTAGAATTGGATTTTCGGTGATGGGTATAGACAAAGATATAAAAAAGGTGGAACAGATAAACAAAGGAAAGAATTATATTCAGGACGTTCCTGAAGATGTTCTGTTTTCCGTGGTGGAAAATGGGAAATTAAGCGCATATCATCATTTTGACCTGCTTAAAGAAGCCGACATTGTCATTATTTGCGTGCCGACCCCTTTGAAATCGATGAACCAACCGGATCTTTCGTTCGTTATTTCAGCAACCAGGGAAATAGCCGATCAGGTCAAAACAAACCGGCTAATTTGTTTGGAAAGCACCACTTTTCCGGGAACAACCCAGGAAGTGATTCTGCCTATTCTGGAATCAACAGGCCACACTGTTGGCAAGGACTTTTTTTTAGCTTTTTCCCCGGAAAGGGTTGACCCTGGCAACAAGCGTTACACTACCAGGGATATCTCGAAAGTGATCGGAGGAGTCACTCCCTCGTGCCGGGACGTGGCATGCGCTTTTTACAGCCAGAGCCTGAAGCAGGTAGTACCGGTATCCTCCCCTGCGGCCGCGGAAATGACCAAAATATTCGAAAACACCTACCGGTCTGTCAATATTGCTCTGGTTAACGAGTTCATGATCCTCTGTGACCGGATGGGTCTTGATATCTGGGAAGTTGTGGATGCCGCGGCTACCAAGCCCTTTGGCATTCAAACCTTTTATCCCGGTCCCGGGGTGGGAGGGCATTGCATACCTGTCGACCCTGTTTATTTGTCCTGGAAGGCCAAAGATTATAATTTTTATACCCGTTTTATAGACCTTGCCGGAGAAATAAACATGCAAGCGTCAGAGTATGTTGTGCAGAAATTAGCCACCACTCTTAATAAACAAAGAAAATGTTTAAATGGGTCTAAAAT
Above is a window of Pelotomaculum isophthalicicum JI DNA encoding:
- a CDS encoding peptidoglycan D,D-transpeptidase FtsI family protein, giving the protein MGLLIQKRQVAVFYFFIIILGLLTACLWMIQIRDGEKYAAMALEQGSIYVPLEEVCRGKILDRNLLSLTGEQESERIVVFPEVIDREEVIRGLSEILNVPRTVLADLLNGAPRYLPYQLSQAQVEAVKERGWKGVAVLPVSFRYGDKPLAAQVIGHLGKIASREELSILSSQSGKSYKYDDVVGKIGLEGMYESELKGERPERAARVYHDATGNILNGSVITVEEGVRDSNRQDLVLTIDARIQQVVESVMDNRSIKGAVVVMEAGTGDLLAMAGRPAFHPAQVEDYLRKGGEERFFDHCTALYQPGSIFKIVVAAAALEEGVAGAGSLLTCGGAKDNLIHCWNDAGHGNITFSRAFAESCNPAFARIGLSLGAQKIIEYARKLGLDNQSVTGYPVPVDRREDLSLIAAPYNLVNSSIGQGPVLVSPVQVAAMMNAVISGGVYRAPRLVKEVRKSGGEAAREFNSEPGCQAIRPDTAAVLRELLELATDEGVAKGSLVPVFGSAGKTGSAQTGDMKHSVNAWFTGYAPRINPRYIVTVLVEDGASGSESAAPVFREIMEQILRFD
- a CDS encoding peptidase U32 family protein gives rise to the protein MKRPELLAPAGDLEKLKVAVIYGADAVYLGGRHFGLRAGAGNFSEEEIAEGVRFAHEKGVRVYVTVNIFAHNSDLAKLPGYLDTVSAAGVDGVILSDPGVVELVRKLHPALPVHLSTQANTTNWAAAQFWEKLGVSRIILARELSLDEIAEIRERVGVELEIFVHGAMCVSYSGRCLLSNYFTGRDANRGDCAQSCRWRYALVEETRPGEYLPLEEDEKGAYILSSRDLCLIEHIPELAAAGINSFKIEGRMKSIHYVAGVVKAYREAMDTFFAGGAGCWNPDVWLEEIGKVSHREYTTGFLFGNPGAAGQHYNSKIYRRRYSFIGLVRGYDQQAGLAVVEQRNRFAVGDEVEILTPAGGPSKLTISAIYDEDGYSIEVAPHPQQIVKIPVHKELEAYSMLRKPIE
- a CDS encoding nucleotide sugar dehydrogenase — its product is MGKYREQGEYPEEKLKEKIYNRSAKVAVIGLGYVGLPLAVEQARIGFSVMGIDKDIKKVEQINKGKNYIQDVPEDVLFSVVENGKLSAYHHFDLLKEADIVIICVPTPLKSMNQPDLSFVISATREIADQVKTNRLICLESTTFPGTTQEVILPILESTGHTVGKDFFLAFSPERVDPGNKRYTTRDISKVIGGVTPSCRDVACAFYSQSLKQVVPVSSPAAAEMTKIFENTYRSVNIALVNEFMILCDRMGLDIWEVVDAAATKPFGIQTFYPGPGVGGHCIPVDPVYLSWKAKDYNFYTRFIDLAGEINMQASEYVVQKLATTLNKQRKCLNGSKILVLGVAYKKDIDDIRESPALKIIDLLQKNQAEVVYHDPYVPVLKLPGIKERYMRSLKLTQEELVSADCVLIITDHSIIDYQWVVEHAKLVLDARNATKNLTDGKGKIVKI
- a CDS encoding polysaccharide biosynthesis protein, whose protein sequence is MVYRSNLFSHLPISCFRCIVGKIEAVWQRLKRGKNVAKKAEPVLIIGAGVAGGVVADVLGQSLNKDLKPVGFIDDDLKKQKLVLHGLPVLGTRDDILTIVRGYDIKKIIIAIPSASGRVICQIIEKCHQSKAHLKILPGFYDLITGKIKISKIRDIEVSDLLGREPVTLDVERIAGYLTNQSVLVTGAGGSIGSELSRQVAKFSPGQLILLGRGENSIYEINLELRENFQGLQLIPEIGDIKDRARMRRIFDRYRPNVVFHAAAHKHVLFMEQCPEEAVKNNITGTRILAESACRVGTGAFILISSDKAVNPASIMGASKRVAEMVIQRMNERGKTRFAAVRFGNVLGSRGSVIPLFKRQIARGGPVTVTHPDMERYFMTTAEAAQLVIQAGVLAKGGEIFILDMGNPVKILDLAKKLISLSGFEPEKDIPICFTGINPGEKLVEQLVGEGERTIPTEHERIFAISEGKQDFDLLEASLNVLESPGFPYREHEIILLLQKLIPGFRK